A stretch of Candidatus Bathyarchaeota archaeon DNA encodes these proteins:
- a CDS encoding orotate phosphoribosyltransferase codes for MDSKQMAVRDEAEFCRILIKTNALKFGVFKLTSGKLSPYYVDLRSIPSYPEAFRKIMGFYGFLVKEEVGLDNFDRISCVPTSGLLFAAVLAFQHSKPILYVRREAKTHGRERRIEGVLTPGDRVILVDDLITTGKSLVDVAQVVRGEGGIVTDAIVLLDREEGGRGNLERIGVKLHSFMRISEVANRLFNLGVIDESKHRDIIEQCLRG; via the coding sequence ATGGATAGTAAACAGATGGCTGTGAGAGATGAGGCTGAGTTTTGTCGGATCCTCATTAAGACAAATGCCCTCAAATTTGGAGTTTTCAAGCTCACAAGCGGTAAACTCAGCCCATATTATGTCGATCTACGTTCAATACCCAGTTATCCTGAAGCTTTTAGGAAGATCATGGGTTTTTATGGATTTTTGGTTAAAGAAGAGGTTGGTCTCGATAATTTTGATAGAATATCCTGTGTTCCAACGTCAGGCCTTCTATTTGCCGCTGTGCTTGCATTCCAACACTCGAAGCCAATACTTTATGTTAGAAGAGAAGCTAAGACACATGGAAGAGAGAGGAGAATAGAAGGAGTTTTGACCCCAGGGGACAGGGTTATTTTAGTAGATGATCTCATAACAACAGGTAAGAGTTTGGTAGATGTGGCCCAAGTTGTTAGAGGTGAAGGGGGCATAGTCACAGACGCTATAGTACTCTTAGATAGGGAGGAAGGTGGAAGGGGAAACCTCGAGAGGATAGGAGTGAAACTTCACTCATTCATGAGAATCTCAGAAGTTGCGAATAGACTTTTTAATCTTGGAGTAATTGATGAAAGTAAGCATAGGGACATAATAGAACAGTGTCTTCGAGGTTGA
- a CDS encoding NTP transferase domain-containing protein — MKKRFCMTLNSELMAKIDKLVDGSKFKNRSQTAELLIKIGLEEIQRERTALILCGGLGTRLRPLTYVTPKPMLPIAGRPLLEYQIEYLRRYSFDRIILATGYLQEQIIRYFSERKDIGEKIIYSFEKEPLDTGGALKNAAHLLREDFLTLNSDVIFDSLDLGRLLEFHKSSGGLATVVLVKVREPSRYGLAELNSSNLITGFVEKPRANPAEYAWINAGVYIISPKVLGMIRADRKVSLEKEIFPKLAKKRMVYGFKYNGYWSDVGTQSDYMKVCRDILTGILKVSWFS, encoded by the coding sequence ATGAAGAAACGTTTCTGCATGACCTTAAACAGTGAACTTATGGCCAAGATCGATAAGCTCGTCGATGGGTCAAAATTCAAAAATAGGTCCCAGACAGCGGAGTTGTTAATAAAGATAGGTCTAGAGGAGATTCAACGAGAGAGAACAGCCCTCATACTCTGCGGGGGCTTGGGTACCAGACTCAGACCACTGACATATGTAACACCTAAACCCATGCTTCCAATAGCTGGGAGACCCCTACTGGAATATCAGATAGAGTATTTGAGAAGATACTCATTCGACCGTATAATCTTGGCTACTGGATACCTCCAAGAACAGATAATTCGATACTTCTCAGAACGTAAGGATATAGGCGAGAAGATTATTTACAGTTTCGAGAAGGAGCCTCTCGATACTGGAGGCGCCTTGAAGAATGCCGCCCACCTGCTAAGGGAAGATTTCCTGACTCTAAACAGCGACGTTATATTTGACTCCTTAGACTTGGGACGCTTACTAGAATTCCATAAATCGAGTGGTGGACTTGCCACCGTCGTTCTCGTTAAGGTTCGTGAACCATCCAGATATGGTCTCGCAGAGCTTAACTCAAGCAATCTCATAACAGGGTTTGTTGAGAAACCTAGAGCAAATCCAGCTGAGTACGCTTGGATAAATGCTGGAGTATACATTATTTCACCTAAAGTGTTGGGGATGATCCGTGCAGACCGTAAGGTTTCCTTGGAAAAAGAAATTTTTCCTAAACTTGCGAAGAAGAGGATGGTTTACGGTTTCAAGTACAACGGCTACTGGTCTGATGTAGGAACTCAATCTGACTATATGAAAGTATGTAGAGATATTCTGACAGGCATATTAAAGGTCTCATGGTTCAGTTAG